A stretch of Buteo buteo chromosome 9, bButBut1.hap1.1, whole genome shotgun sequence DNA encodes these proteins:
- the PUS10 gene encoding tRNA pseudouridine synthase Pus10 isoform X4 yields MERISVFQRSLFEVSVVFAHPETDEECHFLATACPDCFKPAKNKQSVFTRMAVIKALEKIKEEDFLKHFPCPPSSPKNLCVALEIQCNNGAVFVAGRYNKYSRNLPQTPWIIDGERKLESSVEELISGHLMAEFKADSFNFSSSGREDVDVRTLGNGRPFAIELVNPRRIHFTAEEMKGLQQTINNSSDKIQVRDLQLVTREAIGRMKEGEEEKTKTYSALIWTDKAIQKEDIAFLDDIKELKLDQKTPLRVLHRRPLAVRCRIIHTMKSEYLDEHHFRLHLKTQAGTYIKEFVHGDFGRTKPNIGSLLNRTADILELDVESVDVDWPPTLDN; encoded by the exons ATGGAAAG gaTCTCTGTTTTCCAGAGG agttTGTTTGAAGTTAGCGTGGTCTTTGCTCACCCAGAAACAGACGAGGAGTGCCATTTCCT aGCCACAGCCTGTCCAGACTGTTTCAAACCAGCGAAGAACAAACAG TCTGTTTTCACTAGAATGGCAGTTATAAAAGCCCTagagaagataaaagaagagGATTTTCTGAA GCATTTTCCATGTCCCCCAAGTTCACCAAAGAACCTCTGTGTTGCTCTGGAAATTCAGTGCAATAATGGTGCAGTTTTTGTGGCTG GAAGATACAACAAATATTCAAGGAATTTACCTCAGACTCCTTGGATTATTGATGGGGAGCGGAAGCTGGAATCTTCAGTGGAAGAACTGATTTCAGGGCATCTAATGGCAGAATTCAAAGCAGATA gctttaatttttcttcctctggaagAGAAGATGTGGATGTGAGAACACTAGGCAATG GAAGGCCCTTTGCAATTGAGCTTGTGAATCCTCGTAGAATACATTTTACTGCTGAGGAAATGAAGGGACTTCAGCAG aCAATTAATAACTCCTCAGACAAAATACAGGTTCGAGATTTACAGCTTGTCACCAG agAGGCAATTGGTCGTATGAAGGAAGGTGaagaggaaaagacaaagaCCTATAGTGCCTTAATATGGACAGATAAAGCAATACAGAAAGAAGATATTGCATTTCTAGATGATATCAAG GAATTAAAACTTGACCAGAAGACACCTCTCCGGGTTCTTCACAGAAGGCCTCTAGCTGTAAGATGTCGGATTATTCACACCATGAAATCTGAGTACCTAGACGAGCATCATTTTCGCCTGCATCTGAAGACCCAAGCAGGAAC CTACATTAAAGAATTTGTGCATGGAGACTTTGGAAGAACAAAGCCCAATATTGGCTCTCTACTGAACAGAACTGCTGACATTCTGGAGTTGGATGTAGAA TCTGTTGATGTTGACTGGCCTCCAACCCTGGATAATTAA